Genomic segment of Malania oleifera isolate guangnan ecotype guangnan chromosome 7, ASM2987363v1, whole genome shotgun sequence:
attaaaaaaattaattttggatattaaaatttcttccAATAAGTTGTAAAAACAACTAAAACAATATAAtctggttttcattttttttttcgcaaACAACTGAAAATCGGTAATAGAAGCATAAAAATGACAGCGTAAACAAACACACTTTTATAATTTGTTTATTCAGAAACACAGTAGAAAATAGTAACGATTCTACATAGATCCTTAGATTTGATGTTGTTGTTCaccacaaaaatatttatttcaaatAGCTTTCCAACTTTATACTCAATTAAATACTCATTATCATCCATCTCAAGGATGGTTCAAATGGTAAACTCAAGACTCTCTTAGTTAAACAACAAATTCAAGTCTTAAGACTTACGACTTTCCATTTGAGATAATACCTTAATATATAAGTATAAAGTTGTAGAAGGGCAAACTCATTATCTCGATAAATTAGTCAGTGTCTAAACAGTCTCAGACACCATTGTTTCACAAACTCATCATCATCaaataaaacataaatcaaaATTGAATTAATATCTTTAACATGTATAAATATTATTGTGAGATGATATaccatttaaattatttgaagatGTACATAATTTGTGGACACtactccttttctttttttatttttatttttatatatatttatttggttGCATGCGGATGAGCAAAACATTATTCAAGAATTGGATATCGAATTTTAGTACTGCAGTCTTATATATGCTAAAACATaaattcaaaaattgatttttcttttagCAACCATTGCACAATGGATGATACTTCCCATTGAatttatataaatctaaattcaaaagTGTGAAATGTATGTTTTTGAATGCAATTTATTAATTGTTGAGGCATTCTTATCCTACATTTgatatgcatgaataaaataaaatttatattttaatattgcataatatatatatatatatatatatatatatatatatatatatatatgtagaaactCGAACCCAGAAAATAcagagaaaataagaaaaaaaagaaaagaaaatttaaaaaggggcaaACAATAGGACTTGTagacgaatcccctattttcgttGATGAATTCCCTTCTATAACCCTTTGAGGGGGAAATACCGAGAGGAATTTCAGGCAcatggttcgtcgatgaatgttcttctACGGTTCGTCGACAATGGtcccatttcatcgacgaattgtgtcgagtcaaagggttataaatatatttttagttacttcttcattaagtaaacataaatcaatctctctctctctctctctctctaaacttgcGCCCTCaacccttctctcttcaatttctcatcGTTCGTTGCCTGAATCGACGATTGGAAGTCACCACAAGGATCtaggagcgtttctctacaagtctagcggagcggatttttTAACTATGCTTTCCAGGCACCACCCAAACcaaggtaagtagggtattttaggggtttattgttattttagagtatataaggcctaggaaatgctaaatgagaaatattttgtgagttgagttgattaatttggagaaaatgtaattttagggttttgagcttcgaACGCCGCAAGGTGTGAATTTAGGGTTCccaataagtcaggtaagaggattatattatgtcacTTGTTTTGAATTATGGACTGATTTAATGACAATGTATATTTTCAGAAATGGTATAGgcaattttttgaataaattgaGTATATGAAAAGGATGTTTTTGACTGTTATACATTTTGGGGAAAATTAATATAATTGGTTTGAAATCTCTAATgttctataaaataaatagtttaagttaaataaaaccctagagatgctctgaccctattttcagcaatttatgtCTTTCCctgttagtttattttatttatagttatcagataaaaattgtgtggcatgagaataagttttaaatgatatatatatataagcagaATGTTTTTACTGATAATACACAGTATGATATGACGACCAGGGgccgagatttgatatgacgACTGGCAACCGAGATTTAATATGATGGTCGGGGCCCGAGATTTAATATGAAGCCCTGGGGCCAAGAGTTAATAAATGAtaggttttatacgaaatgagaATTAAgtagtttttattgtgtaaattgtcatatatgattctaaaaccctgtggatatgaaatgtgaaattatgagcacaataccgtagctatatgttgacAGGGAGTGCAATCATAGTGGGATGATAGTGTGTGATGATGCATAGACAATTGGTGACCAGGGCACAGTACTCCCCTGAGGAAAGTGTCGGGGGGGCCCATCCAATGCAGTTTCAGATGACCATATATAGGCACGAttgtacttactaccttttctgACTCAGCTATGGTCGGTTGGCCATATGCtgagtccagcctttgggccccacaactcgtcatggggggaacATGTCGTATGAGTATATGATAGTGTGACAACACTAATACAGCAGTTCAGGTTGtattttttatgcatatatgggcaaatttactataaaaggaTCATATTAAGTCGACAATTTattatttagaacttatgtattttcagatatattgTGTAGTAcaattttaaatgtcattttatacacagttaaataatggaagttttatattcacatgagaactcatgctagccacacactggtaataatataatccatcttactgaaaagtgtctcaccccatcataaaaattatttttcaggtcctccAGGGAACTGTACCTAACTTACCTTGAAGCTGGGATTAGACTTCTGGGAGTGGTTATCAGAACTGGTGAGATACCAGATGTCTTGTTTTGTTATTCTAGGATTGTAATATGTAGATAGAtagtggtatgtatgtatttgggaatagATAGAAGTCTGGTATAGTGTTTtgatgttttagaaatcttccgTTGTATGTTTTAATTCTAGTAATGACAAGTGCACTTgggattccctggttagggcgggttgcagTATGTATATATGTGGCATCAGAGAGTATTTATCTATTTTAATAGCACTCCAgacccacgtggcgggtcgaggcactacagttggtatcagagcctaggttgttaggttctgcagattAGGTCAGATgatcttaccagagtataggtttgagtaggacgaggataggaaagggtagaataggaattttgagttttgcttcGTAAGCCTAAAGACAAAAATTTCTTGaaggacttctgtgtttttctggatcagtcgatGGGTTCAGAAAATGACGGCAATCCATTGATGACTTTGTTTCCGAGGAGAGATGCAGGAACTTGAAAACCAGAAAGGGATTATGAAATTGGCAGAGTATATCGTAATTAGGGGAGAAGATTTAAGTCGGTATTGGTGTTTATTTAAAGTGAATattttagtgttataattgcATGAGAAATGGTAGGATATTAGGATTCTAAATTCATTTTGGTTATATCTACAAGATGGATCCCCGGGACAGTAACGCTGTCGCCAAAGGAAGTAGCAGTGAGGGAGCTGCCCATGAGGGTGGCAATGATTCTATAGTGGTGCTTCGGGATTTTGcccagcagcttatggctgaggttatGCGGAGCTCTCGGGGGCAAGATCGTCCCATTGTTGAGCTAGGGGATTCTATCGAAAAGTTCACTCGCTTGAAGCCTCTTATCTTCGTGGGAAGTACCAACTTGGTTCTTGTGGAGAATTGGATTCGGGAGATCAAGAAGATTTTGGCCGTACTGCGATGCACCGACGAGTAGAAGGTgcttgactggagaggccgagagatggtgggaaacAGTAAAattgctagaggagcagagattGTATCGGTGgcgatgacatggagccgtttcagaGAAGTGTACTTTGATCGGTATTTTCCAACCTCTGTCTAGAAAGCAAAGGTAGAGGAGTTTCTGAACCTGGCTCAGGGATAGTCGGCTGTTCAGTAGTACGCTGCTCGATTTGTGGAGTTATCACGCTTTGCTCCTTACATCGTACCAGACGAGTATGCGAAGGCTTGGAAGTTCGATAGGGTTTTGAAGCAGGAGATTATAAAGCAGGTGGTTGTGTTACAGGTGCAGGAGTTTGCTACACTAGTAGATAAAGCCACTATGGCAGAGGCAAGCCTACAGGGGGATGTAGAGGCTTAGAACCCGAAGAAGAGGCCGAGGCCTTCTAGTTCTCATACGGATGCCAAGCAGTGTCCTTGGAGGACGTATGGTAACGAAAGATGTAGAAACccgaaaattataattattaaataatagagagaaggaatttttttttttttttaaaaaaaggacaaaacagggttcgttgatgaacgccctggtttcgtcgacgaattccctgtggagctttcataagatttgtcaaactttgatctgttgaactttcttttgatcacttatTTGGAATGTAGGCTATCAACGCACTCTTGATCTTACTCTAATGTTcgtttcctgaaacatcatcactttaaccaaaacatgttaaatttcctttatttgttatcatcaaaataaaatttgtaagcCTTATTATGCCaacaattaatataataaaacttaaaagtaatataaaataaaaattattataagtaTTTGACttaactattattttaaaattgcTCACTTTAAAAGAACAATTGTATTATATATAACAAATGAATACagtaaaaagattttaaaaatgaatttaattaTCTTTaactttttaaatatatatatatatatataggaattctttattttaattttattttaaattcatataattattttattacaaAATGAATGGTTTAATCCAAAAAGGTTACTTCTGATTGTTAAAATATTCTGCTAATAGattgtcaaaacaactgaaaactataaaattaaattttcttttttggtttttcaaaaacaactaaaattatcaaaaaaaaaaaaaaagaaaactaggaatataaataaatgtgttttcgtaatttatttctttaatgcataaaaatgaaaataaaaaatcaaatatagaAATGATGCCAAACAAGTCCTAAATAAATGCGTTTTTACGATCTATTTTTTTACagtacaaaaataaataaaaaagatcaAATAAGATGATCCCAAGATTATGAGTTCGATTTACTAGGGGTGTGTCAATGGTTGAATGATCGAGTTTGGTGTTGCATCATAATATATAAAGTGGCACGCTACAAGCCTCCttctagaatatatatatatcatgcagATGACCTAACCAATTGTCGAGTGCTTGGAATTGGTTGCATCTGGGCATAAGAGACCAGTATGCTTATGTGAAAGACAATTCTTTTATACATATTAAGATGAACTTGCTATTCTTCAAAATTCTAAATTATGAGTTGTGCCAAAACAACTCAACGAGAGAAGTAAGCTCTTATGTCACAATTTCCTAAAATTAGGACCTAAGACCTCAAATATCTAAACCccaaattttagtatttttcctAAGAGACTTTGAATTAGTTTTAAAATATGTACATAAATAAACATATACACATAAGCATGATGGGAAGTTGTGTGTAGTTATTTACAAAATTTAGATTTATTAACCTGAAAATATTAGGTATATTTACTGTATAAATCAAATTAACAAAAAATCAGCACTTGTGTTAATTAATATAGACATGAAGAAAGAaagttaaattaatattaaatcagGAGAGCTCTTTCTAAGGGTTTGCCCAATTCGACGAATTAATCAAATTAACTAAAAAAATTTGGTTAACTGTTCATTATAACCGAACCGCCGAATTACCCTTCTTTTCCGACCCTTACCTGATCCAACCAAATTTTCAACTACTTTGGTTAACTAAATTTAATcgaatcaaattataattaattacgAGAAAAAAAACATGATTGTAtgcttttaatatttaatttatatttaattattaattaattatataattcctTTAAATCGATTAACCGAAATGTAATTTCTCCTGAAACGAAACTGAATAACAAATTTTAGCCTCATTTCCTTACATAATaagtaataattttattttaattttagccGCGCTTAATCTATGCGGCTATGCGggcctatatatatataagacgCTCAAGAGCCTTCCTCGCAGCCAGTAAAGCACTAAAATCCATACGCAGAGTAAATAGAAATACTCCACCTTCCACCTCTCAACAAACTAAGAATGAAGAAAGCAGAGCTGATGTTCATCCCATTTCAGGCTGTCGGCCACATCGTGTCGATGATCGAGATCGCGAAGCTCCTCACCCATCGCTACTCCCACCTCTCCATCACTTTCCTCATCATAAAGCCTTTCTCTGCCTCAGCCGCCGACGCCCACATCGAAGAATCTCTACGCGCCGCCTCCGCTGCCACCGCAGCAGCCATCAAATATCTAATCCTCCCTCCCCCAGAATCAACCCCCGATACTGATTCCGTGTCCCTTCTCACCTTCTTCGACCTCTACGTCGCCGCCCACATACCCTCCGTCCGAGCCGCCGTCGCCGACCTCAGCAGCTCCCTGAACTCGGTCCCAGTCGCCGGCTTTGTACTCGACATGTTCTGCACCGCGATGATGGACCTGGCTGGCGAGCTGGGCGTGCCTTCCTATGTGTTCATCCCGTCCGGCGCCGCCTTTCTCGGTCTCTTGCTCCATTTCCAAGCACTTCGGGACGACCATGGCGTCGACGTCACCGAGTTCCACGACTCAGACGCTGAGTTGGCCGTCCCGTGTTTTGTTAACCCGGTTCCCGCCCGGGTATTGCCCTCTGTGGTGGTGGAGAAAGAGCGTGGGTCCACCTCCATCCTAAACGCCACTAGGAGATTCAAAGGATCAAATGGTATTTTGATTAATACGTTTGTGGCGCTAGAACCGCATGCAGTCAATGCCCTCAAGAGTGGTACCATTGAAATCCCACCTGTTTATCCAGTGGGACCAATACTCAATCTTCCGAATGATGCGCAAGAACAGGAATCCAGCATCATATCTTGGCTTGATGATAAACCCCCGTCGTCAGTGGTTTTCTTGTGCTTCGGAAGCTTTGGGAGCTTCAACCCAGATCAAGTGGGAGAGATTGCACATGGACTCGAGCGTAGCGGGCAACGGTTCCTCTGGTCCTTACGCAAGCCTCCACCACCAAAATCTCGGCTTGTGTTCCCAACTGACTACGCCAACCCCGAAGAAGTACTACCCAGTGGGTTCTTGGAACGAACCACTGGAATAGGGAAGGTCATAGGATGGGCACCGCAGTTGGCAGTGTTGGCCCACAAAGCAGTAGGAGGGTTTGTGTCGCATTGTGGGTGGAATTCCACACTAGAGAGTATGTGGTGCGGGGTGCCTATTGCAGCATGGCCGATGTATGCAGAGCAACAGCTTAATGCATTTGAGATGGTGAGGGAGTTGGGCATTGGGAAGGATATTAGAATAGATTACAAGTTAGACGGTGGAGGTCTGGTGAGCGCGGAGGAGATAGAAAGGGGAATCAAGGATGTGATGGGGGGAGAAAGTGACATGATTAGAACAAATGTGATGGAGATAAAAGAGAAGGCTAGAGAGGCTCTAAGCGAGGGCGGCTCTTCATCTATTTCTTTGGGCCATTTCGTCGAACAAGTGCTGCATAACATGGAGTTTGAAAACAGCTAGGTAGAAGAAACATGGTGGAAACGTGTCTTGCGAGGATGGTTCAATGGTTGGattcttatatttttaatttgatgCACTTATTATTACTCTTTGcaatattgaatatatatatatatatatatatatatatatatatattatgagtaTGGGATAAAATGACTATAGTTTTTTAGGGGTTAGTTGTTGTGGTAATGGCATctctttaaaaatttattttcactCCGAGCTCCATGTAAAAAATTAGGAAACCATCATTGGAACCTAGGTCATATTTGGTACttgaaaatgtgataaaataataatagagtataatgaaaaataaaaactagaatTCATGTCTAAATGTAATGaacattttttattatattatttggtCGCAAGCATAAACTTAATAGTAGAATAAAGCACTCATTCCCATTCCCATATTTGGTATGAATACTTCAGCTTCAACTCCTGAGTTagataaaaattcaaactttaacgATGCAAATCCCAATAATATAGTTCCGAACAATTTAACCACATCTTCTTGCTTGAACTCCCACAGTAATCCCAATTCTTCAAATAcctaattaataattttattaaataaaaaattcaacaatGATACCTACATGATGATAAAATCGACAAGATGATAAATGAAATTACATAATTTGATTTAATTCAATTGATTGTCCTATTGGGATTCTCATGAACCGATTAAACTCAATAGTGACGAGACCTTGCTAGATACATGAGCTTCAACGACTCGCTACGAGATAGTGTGAGAGAGACAAGAAAGTTAGATGAGCCCCAGTGCAAAACTCTACGGGTTACAAGGAGCTAGTGTGAGAGATGACGATTGAGTCAATGATAGACGATAAGAGTCAAGAAAGGTATTTGTACATATGTTTTCCACTTCCCCTAAGAATAGCCATTACTCCTACATTTGGATAGAGGAAAATAGaatttgttttataattttacaatcttgttttataatttttttcattcgttataatattattattccatTTAACTCAATATATCAAAATTAGGTTAATTCTTACTTTCAACAAATAAATATGCATTTCAAGAGAACAAAGATTTTTACTTTTAGGTTCCATTTGAAATAAAgaaaatagttaaaaaaaaaaaaaaaaacaaaacaacaagaaaggaaataaaattgaaaaaaaaaatttattttttttatatttgattatcaagaaaaataaaaaagaagataaaaaatatatataacaagttAATGAAAAACATTAACATATTTGGTTGTTTTCACTTATTCaaggggagtttttttttttcccattttattattattttataatgaaatattaaaaaatactttatttgggaaaaattttcccattttAAGGCTTATGTAATCTCGCAGGACCATCTTGCGAGATTTAAACAGCGAGGGAAGTTCTtgtgctagtgtgtgacaaccaaatctcgcaggaccatctTGCAAGATTTAGTAAATCTCAGTTCACTCCCCGCGAAAATAGAGCAACCCCCAACTTAATTCTTAGGAAGAAAAACAaaatgccttcttcttcttcctcccttGTCATCGTCTCCAAATGTACAATCTCCccaaaccaaaaatccaaaattaaGACTCTCAAGCCTCTCGCCTGCATTCAGGTTACGGAGCTCGCCGACGGGCTCTTCTTTAGCTGCACCTGAATTCATCATATTTCTGACGCGATATGGTGTTCGACTCGCAGGAAGTTCAATTCTTAGATTCCTTGCCAGTGGTGCCACCTCATCCTCTCCATACCTTATCAGCAATTTGCACGtcattaaaattttagaaaaatatacaACTCGAAGGAATTATAATGctcctcatttttttttcatttttttctattttcttttgtttaattttatagAATTacgttttttttatttatctaagGTCAATGACAGTTGAAAATTTTGGGTGACAGAATTTTTCGGCACtccataaaattttcttttttccttttgaaTTTGGAGATTTCCCCTGCAGAAGTGCTGGAATCGTCCGTCGACTGCATCCAAGGTACACAAATAGGACCAGGGAAGATGTGAAGTGTAAACTCCATCACCTGGTTGGTGCCGGAGACAACGATGTCGCCCCTGAAGCTGCATGTGATTTACTGCCAAAGAGATTATCACAAGGATCGATGGTGAAGTTCTAGgagcctagagagagagagagagagagagagagagaggataatagCTTTTGGATTCTTCAAGCTCCTCTTGGTCTGTAAGTATATAGCTACCTCTATTGTTctgtttttagtattttttttcttccatttatGGCAACCTTGGATTTTATTGGGACATGTAgccaaaggaaaaaaaataaaaaagaaaaaaaatgggaaTAATTATACAGGCAGCCGTTACCAAGAAGCAGAGGAAGAAGAGGGGGAGCTGAACCTTCTCTTGCTGGCAGAGGAAGAGCATTTACACCATTTAAAAGGTACTCTATTTTTCCGACAACAACGTGGGGTGGAGCTTTCACTTGGCCATCCCTGGCGAGGTAGAATATTTAGGCTCAAAGAATGAATTATGCttttaaactgcgtaattaggcgttttagtccgagcattagggcttatattttaaattaaatgtctaattactctcaatatttttaaaaagtgccttatttataatttctgagttttattaaacaatttattaatttttgaCAATTTTTTATAGCAGGAAAATTCTCGAGAGCTAAAATTGGCATCAATTCgtaatttgtgcataacttttccgtccgagtttcgatcgagacgatttgaaattatggagaaagacgagaagattatctacaacttttgtgttttgagtttcgaGAGAAACGAGCTCTAAAAGGGTCAAAATTGGCTCGAtcgctaagaaaaaaaaaagaagaaagaagaaaaataaaataaaataaaataaaaacagtgATGTGACCCGGCCCTGTCTGCTGGGCCATGTACTAGGGCAAGCCATccccctcccctttatattttctatttcccttcTTATTCAAACAATCCCCGGAGCTGGGGTGCTTCTCCCTTTCTCTACTCACTCACTCCCCCtttctccccctctctctcctgctccctctctcatttctctccctctctttcaaCCTCTCTCTTCTCTGCCCTCTCTCAAATCACTCCCTCTCTTACTCCTTCCCTCCCTCTCTCCCTTAGCCTCTCCTGCTCCGGCCAACCACCAGAACACCACAGCATAGCCTCTCTAGTTCCAGCTGTAGCCGAGCATGAACCAACCATAGCTGCTGCAGCCGAGCACCACTTAGCAACCAACCGAAGCACAAGGCAACACAACAGCCATCTTCCTATTGCAGCACCTGGCCAACTATCCTTGAACCTCCAGAACACCCCAGCACTATCGAGAGCCACTAGGCTAGACCACCCTCTTGCTCCATCTGCTGCAAACACCCGAAGACGGCCATTGCTTCTCCTGCAACATAGCTCCGATAGTATCCTTCAGCCTCTCGAGCCCCTTTTAATTCTAGCAGCagactttcattttttttatctgCTTTatgtttatttagttttttttttgctttgaagTAGTGTTAGGATTTAACATTCGCCGTAGTAAGTTTTGTTATTAGAATTTCATCATGTTtggattattatttatttaagcacagtttaatttttttaaagctCTTGTTTGCATTTAACTTCTCTTTTGGGGTTACTTTTATTATTAAGttcaatgtgttttttttttttttttgtttaaattgttgACGGAGTTGAATcttatttgagttttttttttatctattgtCTTTGGGGTAATTTATTTATTAAGGTTAGTATTTTTTTTCCTTCAGTAATCTTGTTAGATTTAAGTCTTGCTTGATCTTGAAATAAAATCTGGTACTTTTATTTTGTTAGAATTTCATTATTGATTAGTAcagttgtttttgtttgattagtTGAATGTTTGcaagtttattttttttgttattctgTTCTTGAG
This window contains:
- the LOC131159789 gene encoding anthocyanidin 3-O-glucosyltransferase 2-like; protein product: MKKAELMFIPFQAVGHIVSMIEIAKLLTHRYSHLSITFLIIKPFSASAADAHIEESLRAASAATAAAIKYLILPPPESTPDTDSVSLLTFFDLYVAAHIPSVRAAVADLSSSLNSVPVAGFVLDMFCTAMMDLAGELGVPSYVFIPSGAAFLGLLLHFQALRDDHGVDVTEFHDSDAELAVPCFVNPVPARVLPSVVVEKERGSTSILNATRRFKGSNGILINTFVALEPHAVNALKSGTIEIPPVYPVGPILNLPNDAQEQESSIISWLDDKPPSSVVFLCFGSFGSFNPDQVGEIAHGLERSGQRFLWSLRKPPPPKSRLVFPTDYANPEEVLPSGFLERTTGIGKVIGWAPQLAVLAHKAVGGFVSHCGWNSTLESMWCGVPIAAWPMYAEQQLNAFEMVRELGIGKDIRIDYKLDGGGLVSAEEIERGIKDVMGGESDMIRTNVMEIKEKAREALSEGGSSSISLGHFVEQVLHNMEFENS